A region of Methanomicrobium sp. W14 DNA encodes the following proteins:
- a CDS encoding aminotransferase class V-fold PLP-dependent enzyme, with amino-acid sequence MRDPPVKKILYWCPKCNVPLIGSSCSCGSEAVKVPLLKPYEVRPALSADVALIKSLVNEKFGDASLSDIMLLNKSGGDDRAELVIMNGERFGWLVFSPVNRKYRFDIAPEGIKYVIGSATKGILDIEKDTGYSKSMGRIGGKRIQLNTFFPDGTYIVKYRSRYGTGIVRDDTVKIKELVAAEPATALNPGWKEAVRRNKNHLKNLEHTAIRTIKQHMNDRPCVNVSFSGGKDSTVALNLAGKAGVKKAFFIDTGLEFPETIEFVKSKGVDIIEKGGDFWKAVERAGPPSKDNRWCCKLLKLNPLKVYLSGIGPCVTVQGNRWYESWNRAGLDETNQNPANPLQLNISPIRGWRALEVYLYIWWQDLSINPLYEKGLERIGCYLCPAMLESEFEEMRSIHPDYTKRWDDFLEKWAEKKGYPEEFYEWGLWRWKALPPKMREICRDNDVEVNYDYTLKTGSFERKTPAGQKAGKTEEPPESRDSEDKKNSAGRPETVPVKVLESGNEVAACGYDVAAVRKDFPILGDVTYLDNAATGFSPEKVLDAVIDFEHNYRSNVGRGVHSLMQIASQKYWHAHEKAAKFIGGEDGVMVFTKNTTEAINMVAMGMSWQPGDRIITTVLEHHSNLLPWRALSKYGVSVDVIGLDSSYSPDLSELKRVISPKTKLVAVTHASNVLGVVVPVKEIAEICHENGVKLLVDGAQSTPHIPVNVADIGCDYFAFSGHKMLGPTGTGGLWMKMADLNPVFLGGGMVESVTKDGFVPEKGYRMYEAGTPNISGGIGLGAAVDYLSGIGMKNIRDYEESLTKRLIEGLESIPGVTVYTAKDPKMRIGVVSFTIDGLHPHEVAQMLDENADIMVRSGNHCCQPLMECLGLKEGTVRASIGLYNTVHEIDLLVASVKEIVS; translated from the coding sequence ATGCGTGATCCTCCTGTAAAGAAAATACTGTACTGGTGTCCGAAATGCAATGTGCCTCTTATAGGCAGCAGCTGTTCCTGTGGAAGCGAAGCGGTAAAGGTGCCGCTCCTAAAGCCCTATGAGGTAAGACCTGCCCTCTCCGCCGACGTTGCACTTATAAAGAGCCTTGTCAATGAAAAGTTCGGTGACGCTTCTTTGTCTGACATAATGCTTCTGAACAAGTCCGGAGGCGATGACAGGGCCGAGCTTGTCATCATGAACGGCGAGAGGTTCGGGTGGCTTGTATTCAGCCCGGTCAACAGGAAATACAGGTTTGATATAGCTCCCGAAGGCATCAAATATGTCATCGGTTCTGCAACAAAGGGAATTCTTGATATAGAAAAAGATACCGGCTACTCGAAGAGTATGGGCCGTATCGGCGGAAAAAGAATACAGCTCAACACTTTTTTCCCGGACGGAACGTATATCGTAAAATACAGGAGCAGGTACGGCACCGGAATTGTACGGGATGATACCGTAAAGATTAAGGAGCTTGTTGCAGCAGAACCCGCAACCGCCCTTAACCCCGGATGGAAGGAAGCGGTAAGGAGAAACAAAAACCACCTGAAAAATCTGGAGCATACCGCGATAAGGACCATAAAGCAGCATATGAACGACAGACCCTGTGTAAATGTGTCTTTTTCCGGGGGCAAGGACAGCACGGTCGCCCTTAACCTTGCCGGAAAAGCCGGTGTAAAAAAGGCTTTTTTCATTGATACCGGCCTTGAATTTCCGGAAACCATCGAATTTGTAAAGTCGAAGGGTGTTGACATAATAGAGAAGGGGGGAGACTTCTGGAAGGCTGTCGAAAGGGCGGGTCCTCCTTCAAAGGACAACCGCTGGTGCTGCAAGCTCTTAAAGCTCAACCCCCTGAAGGTGTACCTTTCCGGGATCGGCCCGTGCGTTACCGTCCAGGGCAACCGCTGGTATGAGTCATGGAACCGTGCCGGGCTTGACGAGACGAACCAGAACCCTGCAAATCCTCTGCAACTCAATATATCCCCGATAAGGGGCTGGAGGGCTCTTGAGGTGTACCTTTACATCTGGTGGCAGGACCTTTCGATAAATCCGCTGTACGAGAAAGGCCTTGAGAGAATCGGATGTTATCTCTGCCCTGCAATGCTTGAGAGTGAGTTTGAGGAGATGAGGAGTATTCATCCTGATTATACTAAGAGGTGGGATGATTTTCTTGAGAAGTGGGCGGAGAAGAAGGGCTATCCTGAAGAGTTTTATGAGTGGGGGCTTTGGCGCTGGAAGGCTCTTCCACCCAAGATGAGAGAAATCTGCAGGGATAACGACGTAGAGGTAAACTATGATTATACCCTGAAGACAGGGTCTTTCGAAAGAAAAACTCCTGCCGGACAAAAGGCCGGAAAAACCGAAGAGCCCCCGGAGTCCCGTGACTCTGAGGATAAAAAGAATTCCGCCGGCCGGCCTGAAACTGTGCCCGTGAAAGTGTTGGAATCAGGTAATGAAGTTGCAGCCTGCGGTTATGATGTAGCGGCGGTCAGGAAGGACTTTCCGATTCTCGGCGACGTCACATATCTTGACAATGCAGCGACCGGCTTTTCCCCGGAAAAGGTCCTTGACGCTGTAATCGACTTCGAGCACAACTACAGGTCGAACGTCGGCCGGGGTGTCCACAGCCTGATGCAGATTGCGTCGCAGAAGTACTGGCATGCCCATGAAAAGGCGGCGAAATTCATAGGCGGCGAGGACGGAGTGATGGTCTTTACGAAAAACACGACCGAAGCCATAAATATGGTTGCAATGGGGATGTCATGGCAGCCCGGAGACCGCATCATAACGACCGTCCTGGAGCACCATTCGAATCTCCTGCCCTGGAGGGCCCTGTCAAAGTATGGAGTTTCGGTCGACGTAATCGGCCTCGACTCATCGTATTCGCCTGACCTCTCGGAACTTAAAAGGGTTATATCTCCAAAAACGAAACTTGTTGCAGTAACGCACGCCTCGAATGTCCTCGGTGTCGTTGTGCCTGTAAAAGAGATAGCGGAAATCTGCCACGAGAACGGGGTAAAGCTTCTTGTCGACGGTGCACAGAGTACACCACACATTCCGGTAAACGTCGCCGATATAGGCTGCGACTACTTTGCTTTTTCAGGCCACAAGATGCTTGGCCCGACGGGAACGGGTGGTCTGTGGATGAAGATGGCTGACCTGAACCCCGTTTTTCTGGGCGGCGGAATGGTGGAATCGGTGACAAAGGACGGATTCGTCCCTGAAAAAGGCTACAGGATGTACGAGGCCGGAACACCCAATATATCCGGCGGAATAGGTCTTGGTGCAGCAGTCGACTACCTTTCAGGCATAGGGATGAAAAATATCCGTGACTATGAGGAGTCCCTGACAAAAAGGCTCATCGAAGGTCTTGAGAGTATACCGGGAGTAACTGTATACACTGCAAAGGACCCCAAAATGCGTATAGGTGTCGTGTCGTTTACAATCGACGGCCTTCACCCGCACGAGGTTGCACAGATGCTTGACGAAAATGCGGATATTATGGTCCGCTCCGGAAACCACTGCTGCCAGCCGCTTATGGAGTGTCTCGGTCTTAAAGAGGGGACTGTCCGTGCAAGCATCGGGCTTTACAATACCGTGCACGAGATAGACCTTCTGGTAGCATCGGTTAAGGAAATTGTAAGTTAA
- a CDS encoding AbrB/MazE/SpoVT family DNA-binding domain-containing protein, with the protein MSLLEIKTGTITEKGQIVIPKALRERFCPEDKIAIIAYHDRIELRPLKDISRALECAYASENTLKKDWDTKEEDEAWKDL; encoded by the coding sequence ATGTCACTACTTGAAATTAAAACGGGGACAATTACGGAAAAAGGGCAGATTGTCATTCCAAAAGCATTAAGGGAGCGCTTTTGCCCGGAAGACAAAATTGCCATAATCGCATATCATGACAGAATTGAACTACGCCCTCTAAAAGATATCAGCAGGGCACTTGAATGTGCATATGCATCTGAAAATACTCTTAAAAAAGACTGGGATACAAAAGAAGAAGATGAGGCATGGAAAGATTTGTAA
- a CDS encoding transglutaminase domain-containing protein, with the protein MKIQVHGVLLFLAIAALILTAGCTGTEYDSKASTGNADNLYSQAQYEMKNDNYKTASSLYEEAWNAYKKHNDSKKALAARNGMFLAERAAVEFPFNRTEAAENMKSKIPGITDSEIGDWLENSAQKIKSGGETLYFAGISQYYLYKNFKILQNMDILDFGSIPGYAITDESTPDSGKNNPYINPIRYTGSEKLEVQKDLLPKNGTLKIWFPLPVETDSQRNVSVRNLSYPEYVVKEPVTTGDIGYIYYEIPAEKIDGNLTIAADIKFTSYEQRFIVDPERVEAYNKSSPEYIKYTASERNIEISGDIRDKAKKIVGNETNPYLMAQLIYDYITTTYPYSHAPHVNLDTVEPKTPESTYMFETGHGDCGTQSILFSALCRAVGIPARAIGGYQMLISGEPGTHFWAEYYIEGYGWVPCDITVADVADWVNTSDEKRDEFKKYYSSNLDPTRYIIQKNVDAEMSPEFSPDAVALRIVRQTPAIVCDTAVNDLDLLAEDYFTVDLKPEE; encoded by the coding sequence ATGAAAATACAGGTTCACGGAGTCCTTCTTTTTTTAGCAATTGCCGCACTCATCCTCACTGCCGGGTGCACTGGAACAGAATATGATTCAAAAGCTTCCACGGGTAATGCGGACAACTTATACTCACAGGCACAGTATGAGATGAAGAATGACAATTACAAAACGGCGTCCTCACTCTATGAAGAGGCATGGAACGCCTATAAAAAACATAACGATTCAAAAAAAGCTCTTGCCGCACGAAACGGGATGTTTCTGGCCGAAAGGGCGGCAGTAGAATTCCCGTTCAACAGAACGGAGGCCGCTGAAAATATGAAGAGTAAAATCCCCGGCATAACCGATTCCGAAATTGGCGACTGGCTTGAAAATTCCGCCCAAAAAATAAAATCCGGTGGTGAAACACTATACTTCGCCGGGATATCACAGTACTACCTGTATAAAAACTTCAAAATCCTTCAGAACATGGACATTCTGGACTTCGGCTCTATCCCGGGATATGCAATAACAGATGAAAGTACACCTGATTCCGGTAAAAATAACCCGTACATAAACCCCATACGGTACACCGGTTCTGAAAAACTGGAGGTCCAAAAAGACCTTCTCCCAAAAAACGGGACCCTGAAAATATGGTTCCCGCTGCCTGTTGAAACGGATTCACAAAGAAATGTTTCAGTCCGAAATCTTTCATACCCTGAATACGTCGTAAAAGAACCGGTAACCACAGGTGATATAGGGTACATATATTATGAAATTCCGGCAGAAAAGATTGACGGAAACCTCACAATAGCAGCAGATATAAAATTTACATCATACGAACAGAGGTTCATTGTAGACCCTGAAAGAGTAGAGGCCTACAACAAAAGCAGTCCGGAATACATTAAATATACGGCTTCCGAAAGAAACATTGAAATCAGCGGTGATATCAGAGATAAAGCCAAAAAAATTGTCGGAAACGAGACAAACCCGTACCTGATGGCACAGCTGATATACGACTACATAACCACAACTTACCCCTACAGTCACGCCCCCCATGTAAATCTGGATACGGTTGAGCCAAAAACCCCGGAATCAACATACATGTTTGAAACAGGACACGGGGACTGCGGGACGCAGAGCATTCTTTTCTCAGCCTTGTGCAGGGCGGTGGGGATTCCTGCAAGGGCCATCGGCGGATACCAGATGCTTATTTCAGGGGAACCCGGGACCCACTTCTGGGCCGAATACTATATTGAAGGATACGGCTGGGTCCCGTGCGATATAACGGTCGCCGACGTAGCAGACTGGGTGAATACTTCCGATGAAAAACGTGACGAGTTCAAGAAATATTATTCATCAAACCTTGACCCGACAAGATATATTATCCAGAAAAACGTCGATGCAGAGATGTCACCGGAGTTTTCCCCGGACGCAGTGGCGCTAAGGATAGTCAGGCAGACTCCTGCAATAGTCTGCGACACAGCCGTAAACGACCTTGACCTTTTGGCTGAAGACTACTTTACAGTGGACCTTAAGCCTGAAGAATAA
- a CDS encoding peptidase U32 family protein has protein sequence MKMPELLAPAGNWSCLKTAVINGADAVYFGVKGMNMRDSADNFEVSEIPVVMRYLHENGRKGYLTLNTVYYNRELKKLEKVVSAAKNAGVDAVICWDMAVMNLAEKAGLCVHISTQAGVSNYGAFKFYAKLGAKRIILARECSLSDINEIHLMAGADGLDCEIEAFIHGAMCVSVSGRCFLSASTFKKSANRGQCVQPCRRLYRITDVEDDENSYVLGKDFVLSPKDLCTIEILPELVGAGINSFKIEGRSRPPEYVKTAVSCYRSALNAIKDGSFTPEYAKKLKSELSKAYNRGFSTGFYEGMDDDWISTGPKSKELKVYCGDVVNYYKKINVAEFFIRSEKICVGDKILVYGKTTPAGYSAVEEIQIEHNPVDFADKGQRCGIKLPFFARPGDKLFLVRDSGR, from the coding sequence ATGAAGATGCCTGAACTCCTGGCCCCCGCCGGCAACTGGTCCTGCCTTAAAACTGCCGTAATTAACGGTGCAGATGCTGTTTACTTTGGCGTCAAGGGCATGAATATGCGGGACAGTGCCGACAATTTTGAGGTGAGCGAAATTCCCGTCGTCATGCGTTATCTTCATGAAAACGGCAGAAAAGGCTACCTGACCCTTAATACCGTCTATTACAACAGGGAACTGAAAAAACTGGAAAAGGTGGTATCGGCGGCGAAAAATGCAGGTGTCGATGCTGTAATCTGCTGGGATATGGCTGTTATGAATCTGGCGGAAAAGGCCGGTCTCTGCGTCCATATTTCAACGCAGGCCGGAGTCTCAAACTACGGGGCGTTCAAATTCTATGCAAAACTCGGAGCAAAGAGGATAATTCTTGCGAGGGAATGCTCTTTGTCCGACATTAATGAAATTCATCTGATGGCTGGGGCTGACGGCCTTGACTGCGAGATTGAAGCTTTTATACACGGTGCCATGTGCGTAAGCGTTTCCGGAAGGTGTTTTCTTTCGGCTTCAACTTTTAAAAAGTCCGCAAACCGGGGCCAATGCGTCCAGCCGTGCAGGAGGCTTTACAGGATAACCGATGTCGAGGACGACGAAAATTCGTATGTCCTCGGAAAAGACTTCGTCCTAAGCCCTAAGGACTTATGCACGATAGAAATTCTTCCCGAACTTGTCGGCGCCGGAATAAATTCATTCAAGATTGAGGGGAGGAGCAGGCCGCCTGAATACGTGAAGACGGCGGTTTCGTGCTACAGGTCGGCACTTAATGCAATAAAAGACGGAAGTTTCACTCCCGAGTATGCAAAAAAGCTTAAGTCTGAGCTTTCAAAAGCCTACAACCGCGGGTTTTCGACAGGGTTTTACGAAGGTATGGACGACGACTGGATAAGCACGGGGCCAAAGTCAAAGGAGTTGAAGGTCTACTGCGGGGACGTCGTAAACTACTACAAAAAAATAAATGTGGCCGAATTTTTTATCAGATCGGAAAAAATTTGTGTCGGAGACAAAATTCTTGTCTATGGGAAAACGACTCCTGCCGGGTACAGCGCTGTGGAAGAAATTCAAATTGAGCACAACCCGGTTGACTTTGCAGACAAAGGGCAGAGGTGCGGCATAAAGCTCCCGTTTTTTGCAAGGCCGGGGGACAAACTGTTTCTGGTCAGGGATTCAGGAAGATAA
- a CDS encoding winged helix-turn-helix transcriptional regulator, translated as MDSDGADSTITFWELPLKIQVFYIAGLCTAAFGIFKILPFVFGKIKGNHENGTINNIYQYILKNPGSNLTEISKNLGLNRGTAKYYIHRLCSDNKIVLFKNGKFTRLFVNSNTYSENEKTIASIARNETNRMLLKNILDNPGTTNGEISDKFNMSRSTVHWYLDRFQRFDIATSLTDGRYKKWSINPDIKEELAEFLKNENS; from the coding sequence ATGGACTCAGACGGTGCGGATTCGACGATTACATTCTGGGAACTGCCTTTGAAAATCCAGGTATTTTATATCGCAGGTTTATGTACGGCTGCCTTTGGAATTTTTAAAATACTGCCGTTTGTTTTCGGGAAAATTAAAGGAAACCATGAAAATGGCACTATAAACAACATATATCAATACATCCTGAAAAATCCCGGCAGCAACCTAACCGAAATATCAAAAAATCTCGGTCTCAACAGAGGAACAGCAAAATATTATATTCACAGACTCTGTTCGGACAATAAAATAGTACTGTTCAAAAACGGCAAGTTCACACGTCTTTTTGTCAACTCAAACACATACAGCGAAAATGAAAAAACGATTGCCTCCATCGCAAGGAATGAGACCAACAGAATGCTGCTCAAGAATATTCTGGACAATCCGGGAACGACAAACGGTGAAATTTCAGACAAATTCAACATGAGCAGAAGTACAGTCCACTGGTACCTTGACAGATTTCAGCGTTTTGACATTGCTACATCCCTTACGGACGGAAGGTACAAAAAATGGTCCATAAACCCCGATATTAAAGAAGAACTTGCGGAATTCCTGAAAAACGAAAATTCATAA
- a CDS encoding peptidase domain-containing protein gives MLKNIALLAVILLFCVSFVSGAANEDKAGINFASSALNYENYSITPAENPGNNYYNPKYVSDTISQGETNWHTKNVNSHTTVLNVDLNWGDKSDSLRLKIYTPDWQCLGEYYDNADEKTDGRINIDIKRSTGIETGTWHYEVYGYRVDGAEDYTI, from the coding sequence ATGCTGAAAAATATTGCATTATTGGCAGTTATACTACTGTTTTGCGTATCTTTTGTATCCGGCGCGGCAAACGAAGACAAAGCAGGCATCAATTTTGCATCATCCGCACTCAATTACGAAAATTACTCTATAACACCTGCCGAAAATCCGGGGAACAACTATTATAATCCAAAATATGTCTCGGATACAATTTCACAGGGTGAAACAAACTGGCATACCAAAAACGTGAATTCTCATACAACTGTCCTAAACGTAGACCTTAACTGGGGCGACAAATCCGATTCACTGAGACTGAAAATATACACTCCCGACTGGCAGTGCCTCGGTGAATATTATGACAATGCAGACGAAAAAACGGACGGCAGAATAAACATTGACATAAAAAGGTCAACAGGAATAGAAACGGGTACCTGGCATTATGAGGTTTACGGCTACAGGGTGGACGGAGCTGAAGATTACACCATATAA
- a CDS encoding MDR family MFS transporter, which yields MTDAYFIFTPTGKTEGHIMDGKNQTIKNSKQIMIIMAGVMLGLFLAALDGTIVSTVMPIIASDLNGMQYYTWPFAVYMLTSTVSVVIFGKCSDQFGRKGIFIFGIGVFIAGSVLCGISTGIIWLILARGLQGIGGGILTSLAFIIVAGLFPIYERGKYMGILASVFGVASVAGPVMGGFIAEALGWRWTFFINLPLGLAAALIIHSALPETTDAKSSHEVDCKGIACFTGGMVPLFIAVSCGGTVFDWTSVQVTGMLAISLILIALFIRIERRAANPIIPLHFFRKSVFTYTAAAAFTVSAIMSAGTIYLPLFMQDVQKIGAGASGLVITPMVLALVAASTAAGRLISSTRRYKPVAVGGFATVGAGALMLSTLNPASPLAFIVAASILLGLGIGTMYPALVIAAQTTVSVTDIGAVISLQQFFRNMGSTLLTPVFGFIMYEGLGPQPDKNSLSLLPPEIMSHAIQLVFISCILLAAAAMVLMLRLEDVPLKSKGC from the coding sequence ATGACCGATGCGTATTTTATATTCACACCAACAGGAAAAACCGAAGGACATATCATGGACGGTAAAAACCAGACGATTAAAAACTCAAAACAGATTATGATCATAATGGCCGGCGTCATGCTGGGCCTCTTTCTGGCCGCACTTGACGGGACTATCGTAAGCACGGTAATGCCGATAATCGCATCAGACCTAAACGGGATGCAGTATTATACCTGGCCTTTCGCCGTATACATGCTGACCTCGACCGTCTCAGTCGTCATCTTCGGGAAATGCTCGGACCAGTTCGGAAGAAAAGGAATCTTCATCTTCGGCATAGGGGTATTCATTGCAGGATCAGTTCTCTGCGGAATTTCAACGGGAATTATATGGCTCATACTTGCCCGCGGCCTTCAGGGAATCGGCGGCGGTATCCTCACATCCCTTGCTTTTATTATAGTTGCGGGGTTGTTCCCGATTTACGAACGCGGGAAGTACATGGGAATTCTTGCATCCGTATTCGGTGTCGCGAGTGTCGCCGGACCTGTAATGGGAGGATTTATCGCGGAAGCCCTGGGATGGCGCTGGACTTTCTTCATCAACCTGCCTTTGGGGCTGGCTGCCGCACTAATCATCCATTCAGCGCTTCCTGAAACGACTGACGCCAAAAGCAGTCATGAGGTAGACTGCAAAGGTATTGCATGCTTTACCGGGGGAATGGTCCCTCTTTTCATCGCCGTATCATGCGGGGGGACGGTCTTCGACTGGACTTCCGTTCAGGTCACCGGGATGCTGGCAATTTCATTGATCCTGATTGCCCTCTTTATCCGTATAGAACGGCGTGCAGCAAACCCGATAATCCCGCTGCATTTTTTTAGGAAATCCGTATTCACCTATACCGCCGCAGCAGCCTTCACGGTCAGTGCAATTATGAGCGCCGGAACCATCTATCTCCCGCTGTTTATGCAGGACGTTCAGAAGATTGGTGCAGGGGCAAGCGGCCTTGTCATCACACCGATGGTCCTCGCCCTTGTCGCAGCATCGACTGCGGCGGGAAGGTTAATCTCCTCGACCAGGCGCTACAAGCCTGTTGCAGTCGGCGGTTTTGCGACTGTAGGGGCCGGCGCCCTGATGCTTTCAACCCTTAACCCGGCTTCGCCCCTCGCCTTCATCGTCGCCGCCTCGATTCTCCTTGGTTTAGGTATCGGCACAATGTATCCGGCCCTTGTAATCGCCGCCCAGACTACCGTCTCCGTAACGGATATCGGCGCCGTCATATCCTTACAGCAGTTCTTCAGGAATATGGGGTCAACCCTTCTCACTCCGGTATTCGGGTTCATAATGTATGAAGGACTGGGGCCACAGCCGGACAAAAACAGCCTGTCGCTCCTGCCGCCGGAGATCATGTCCCACGCGATACAGCTGGTTTTCATATCCTGTATCCTGCTCGCGGCGGCAGCGATGGTCCTGATGCTCAGGCTGGAAGACGTCCCGCTTAAATCAAAAGGATGCTGA
- a CDS encoding TetR/AcrR family transcriptional regulator encodes MPKVVPEYKEEARKKIIDAGLEVMSKKGYCSTTMDDIASHLGVSKGALYLYFKNKDELVAAIVENFHIKNHDLARETFPTEKPLKAWYDFFDRIVTFDPEYSAFIFEIAAMAVRNDVIRESYSDDLKQSLEMASNGIACQQRNGLVRSDIEPRTLAVAIIAIFSGIRTLAIAGVEPDELRERWITIGKVILGISEE; translated from the coding sequence ATGCCGAAAGTAGTGCCGGAGTACAAGGAAGAGGCCAGAAAAAAAATAATCGATGCAGGTCTTGAAGTGATGAGTAAAAAGGGTTATTGCAGTACTACTATGGATGACATCGCTTCTCATCTCGGTGTGAGCAAGGGGGCTTTATACCTGTATTTTAAAAATAAGGACGAGCTCGTGGCCGCCATCGTGGAAAATTTTCATATAAAAAACCATGATCTGGCCAGGGAGACCTTCCCCACCGAAAAACCGCTGAAGGCATGGTATGATTTCTTCGATCGCATAGTGACCTTCGACCCTGAGTATAGTGCATTCATCTTTGAAATTGCTGCGATGGCCGTAAGAAACGACGTCATCAGGGAGAGTTATTCGGACGATCTGAAGCAGAGTCTTGAAATGGCTTCGAACGGGATTGCCTGCCAGCAGCGCAATGGTCTTGTCAGGTCGGATATTGAACCGCGTACTCTTGCAGTCGCTATTATTGCAATATTTTCCGGAATCAGGACTCTTGCCATAGCGGGAGTCGAGCCGGATGAACTGCGTGAACGCTGGATTACTATAGGAAAGGTAATTTTGGGGATCTCTGAAGAATGA
- a CDS encoding type 1 glutamine amidotransferase family protein translates to MFTVYVYVLDTLADWEPGHVISELNSGRFFKKGEPRVTLKTVSYSKEPVSTMGGMTILPDCLIDDIVVSETSVLILPGADTWNDQKHGAIVEKAGEFLSSGATVCAICGATVALAGSGLLDNRFHTSNGPGFLEMFSPEYKGQSFYVDKPSVADNNLITAGSTGALLWAKQIIEHLGVFQSDTLESWYEFFRTGEPEHFFALMQTLPSGNES, encoded by the coding sequence ATGTTTACAGTCTATGTTTACGTTCTTGACACTTTAGCCGACTGGGAACCGGGGCATGTCATTTCGGAGCTGAATTCCGGCCGGTTTTTCAAAAAGGGCGAGCCACGTGTTACGCTTAAAACGGTCAGTTATTCTAAAGAGCCGGTCAGTACAATGGGCGGGATGACAATATTGCCCGATTGCTTAATTGATGATATTGTTGTTAGTGAAACAAGCGTGTTGATATTACCTGGCGCAGATACATGGAACGACCAGAAGCACGGCGCGATTGTTGAAAAAGCAGGCGAATTTCTCTCTTCAGGCGCTACGGTGTGTGCAATCTGCGGGGCTACCGTTGCGCTTGCCGGCTCTGGGCTTTTGGATAATCGTTTCCATACCAGTAACGGACCGGGATTTCTTGAAATGTTTTCTCCTGAATATAAAGGGCAGAGTTTTTATGTAGACAAGCCGTCTGTAGCGGATAACAACCTTATTACTGCAGGTTCCACCGGGGCTTTGTTGTGGGCGAAACAAATTATTGAGCATCTGGGTGTTTTTCAGTCAGACACGCTGGAATCCTGGTATGAATTTTTTAGGACCGGTGAGCCAGAACATTTCTTTGCCCTCATGCAGACTTTGCCGTCCGGCAATGAAAGCTGA
- a CDS encoding HD domain-containing protein, with translation MENTGIERILVFVETFFRQSGAHGLDHTLRVTRLCAEIGKAEAADMQILIPAALFQDVARPLEKETGIPHEEEGARIAEEYLRSNGCDESQIQAIVHAIRSHRFSRGYKTRNSGGKGPV, from the coding sequence ATGGAAAACACCGGGATTGAGAGGATACTGGTCTTTGTCGAAACCTTCTTCAGACAGTCAGGAGCACATGGTCTTGATCACACACTCCGTGTTACTCGTCTCTGTGCAGAGATCGGAAAAGCAGAAGCTGCAGATATGCAGATCCTCATTCCTGCGGCTCTCTTTCAGGATGTTGCCCGTCCGCTGGAGAAAGAAACCGGAATTCCACACGAGGAGGAAGGAGCACGGATTGCAGAGGAATATCTCAGGTCGAATGGCTGCGATGAAAGTCAAATCCAGGCAATCGTTCATGCAATACGTTCCCACCGTTTCAGCAGGGGATACAAAACCCGAAACTCTGGAGGCAAAGGTCCTGTCTGA